In Calditerrivibrio sp., the following are encoded in one genomic region:
- a CDS encoding STAS domain-containing protein, which yields MFDVKETGNATIVYLKGEVNAQTGLDMKNKVLEIFKKSSTVVLSFKGVMYMNSSGLREIIDLLKRSKKENKNLRLCDMTDDIKEMFAFTGLDKVFKIYSDESQALKG from the coding sequence ATGTTTGATGTGAAAGAAACAGGTAATGCTACAATTGTGTACCTCAAAGGTGAGGTGAACGCTCAGACAGGACTTGATATGAAAAACAAGGTTCTGGAGATTTTTAAGAAGAGTAGTACAGTTGTGTTGTCTTTTAAGGGTGTTATGTATATGAACAGTTCTGGTTTGAGGGAGATTATAGATTTACTTAAGAGGAGTAAAAAGGAGAACAAAAATCTTAGACTTTGTGACATGACAGATGATATAAAGGAGATGTTTGCCTTCACTGGTCTTGATAAAGTCTTTAAAATATATAGTGATGAATCACAGGCATTAAAAGGGTAG
- a CDS encoding protein-glutamate O-methyltransferase CheR has translation MITSATIKMKDEEFAELADIIYKNAGITFTINKKYLLENRLTKRLNELNFTTFKDYIYFLKYDVKRREEMKVLMNLVTINETYFLRERAQMDHMIKKAIPEMTMKGKRSFKIWSAACSSGEEPYSIAMLLNEEGMYGKYNIEIFATDINTEVIGIAEKGVYRSVSFRGVPPSIIDKYFLKTGLDFVIKPEIKGKVKFFQANLLESLAASKIGAVDFIFCRNVLIYFDVDAKKKVVDIFYKTLNVGGHLYLGHSETLSKIDERFKMVNFGTGIVYVK, from the coding sequence ATGATTACTTCAGCTACTATCAAGATGAAGGATGAAGAGTTTGCAGAACTTGCGGATATCATATACAAAAACGCAGGTATCACATTCACTATAAATAAGAAGTACCTGTTGGAAAACAGGTTGACGAAAAGACTAAATGAGTTAAACTTCACCACTTTCAAAGATTATATCTATTTCTTAAAATATGATGTAAAACGTCGGGAAGAGATGAAGGTCTTGATGAACCTTGTGACTATTAATGAGACCTATTTTCTCAGGGAAAGGGCTCAGATGGATCATATGATAAAGAAAGCCATACCTGAGATGACTATGAAGGGTAAGAGGAGCTTTAAAATCTGGTCTGCTGCTTGTTCCTCTGGAGAAGAACCATATTCAATTGCCATGCTTCTAAATGAAGAGGGGATGTATGGGAAGTACAATATTGAGATCTTTGCTACCGACATCAACACCGAGGTAATAGGTATAGCTGAAAAAGGGGTATATAGATCTGTATCCTTTAGGGGTGTACCCCCTTCAATAATTGATAAGTATTTTTTAAAAACTGGTCTTGATTTTGTTATAAAACCGGAGATAAAGGGTAAGGTTAAGTTTTTTCAGGCAAATCTTTTGGAGAGTTTGGCAGCAAGCAAGATTGGTGCTGTTGATTTTATTTTTTGTAGAAACGTATTGATCTATTTTGATGTTGATGCAAAGAAAAAAGTGGTCGATATATTTTATAAGACATTAAACGTAGGTGGGCATCTTTACTTAGGCCATTCGGAGACGCTAAGTAAAATTGATGAAAGGTTTAAAATGGTGAACTTTGGTACGGGAATAGTATATGTGAAATAG
- a CDS encoding HEAT repeat domain-containing protein: MNTSFDREKGLLIVKLPNNPDVTDFRGVKEEVSKYQELKELRIDFKDVPFLQSKLIAELISVKKYTLSKNVKLILTNIQEGVLQVLEISNLLDHFTLEKDFRSYTPHELSYLLLDPEMNDSIIEFVANNFNDVYLDFVRELLNSDDPILIESAVMIIGKTHSYEFLDKIKECLNSPYPNVVRAAILVLGWFGEEDCKEKIYDFLGDEHIDVAEAAAATIALLADEDDSIAIKEYLNSNDERLRKIAIQALGLINDEFAYKFLIEHLKKEKDDLLRAQLAKTISYFNKPDVADILLNMLSENSIKIREAAASSLIRIKATDKIDRIMSLVSDKDVWVAYFAVKAVGELCKDKKCSDELIKIYPKVDTQVRIAIIEALGKMGFDSSDFLFQLLDDENEDIRKEALNSLALVNKDIAIEASYNALRDSSWVVRFKAVEIIEEAKPDGYLEKLKEYGKMEGNRYIKEKIHAIVGEL, from the coding sequence ATGAATACCAGCTTTGATAGAGAAAAGGGCTTGCTTATTGTAAAATTACCAAACAATCCAGATGTTACCGATTTTAGGGGTGTAAAGGAAGAGGTGAGTAAATATCAAGAGCTTAAAGAACTGCGAATTGATTTTAAAGATGTTCCGTTTTTACAGAGTAAATTGATAGCTGAGCTTATATCTGTGAAGAAGTATACATTGTCTAAAAATGTTAAACTGATCCTTACTAACATTCAAGAAGGTGTTTTACAGGTCCTTGAAATATCGAATCTTCTTGATCACTTTACACTTGAGAAAGATTTTAGAAGTTACACACCTCATGAGCTTTCTTACCTTTTATTAGATCCTGAGATGAACGATTCGATTATTGAGTTTGTTGCAAATAATTTTAATGATGTTTATCTTGATTTTGTAAGAGAGTTATTAAACTCTGATGATCCAATCCTGATTGAGTCTGCTGTGATGATTATAGGGAAGACTCATAGCTATGAATTTTTAGATAAGATTAAGGAGTGTTTAAATAGCCCTTATCCAAATGTTGTAAGAGCTGCTATATTGGTGTTGGGTTGGTTTGGTGAGGAGGATTGTAAGGAAAAGATTTACGATTTTTTGGGTGATGAACATATTGATGTGGCTGAAGCAGCTGCTGCGACAATAGCATTATTAGCTGATGAGGACGATTCCATTGCTATTAAAGAATATCTGAACAGTAATGACGAAAGACTTAGAAAAATAGCTATTCAAGCTTTGGGTCTTATAAACGATGAGTTTGCTTATAAGTTTCTTATCGAGCATCTTAAAAAGGAAAAGGATGATCTGTTACGTGCTCAGCTTGCAAAAACTATATCATATTTCAACAAGCCAGATGTTGCAGATATACTTTTAAACATGCTTTCGGAAAATTCTATAAAGATAAGGGAGGCTGCAGCATCATCGCTTATTAGGATAAAAGCGACAGACAAAATAGATAGAATTATGTCTTTGGTTTCTGATAAAGATGTTTGGGTGGCTTATTTTGCTGTTAAAGCAGTTGGTGAGCTTTGTAAAGATAAAAAGTGCAGTGATGAGTTGATCAAAATTTATCCAAAAGTTGATACGCAGGTTAGAATTGCAATTATAGAGGCACTCGGTAAAATGGGGTTTGATTCTTCAGATTTTCTTTTCCAATTATTAGATGATGAAAACGAAGATATAAGAAAAGAGGCTTTAAACTCCCTTGCTCTTGTGAATAAAGATATTGCTATTGAAGCTTCTTATAACGCTCTTAGGGACAGTAGTTGGGTTGTAAGGTTTAAAGCTGTAGAGATCATTGAAGAAGCAAAGCCTGATGGGTATCTGGAAAAGCTCAAAGAATATGGAAAGATGGAGGGAAATAGATACATTAAAGAAAAAATACATGCTATTGTGGGTGAGTTATGA
- a CDS encoding PilZ domain-containing protein has protein sequence MPTVKVKIIFDDNVIRTYGNMISKDPLKVNLKLPTNLPFNEAILTQINLFEAGQNKVYEVKPLKYNGTTMEFTIIKELPAKSDRSHYRIDYRGYFRLKKITDNTAEYYEKVKVINDGIKNSLSYKIKSVISKEIPQMQYVLWYLFELDNKIDEILEILKEQKDIYADFQKVKTIDISGGGFSFFSPDKSFQVGELLFIDGIIDDGSSKIKFASISRIVSRHETKKGIICGTVFEEIDNEIRENIVRYVFDKDREMLKEAKNL, from the coding sequence ATGCCTACTGTAAAGGTAAAAATTATTTTTGATGACAACGTAATAAGAACTTATGGAAACATGATATCCAAAGATCCCCTGAAAGTTAATCTGAAACTACCCACGAATCTACCATTTAATGAAGCGATATTGACCCAGATAAATCTATTTGAAGCGGGACAAAATAAGGTTTATGAAGTAAAGCCTTTGAAATACAATGGAACTACTATGGAGTTTACAATTATCAAAGAGCTACCTGCAAAATCTGATAGATCCCATTACCGAATAGACTATAGGGGTTATTTCAGACTGAAAAAGATTACAGATAATACAGCGGAATATTATGAGAAAGTCAAGGTAATAAATGATGGCATAAAAAACTCCCTTTCTTATAAAATAAAGAGTGTTATTAGCAAAGAGATACCTCAGATGCAGTATGTGTTATGGTATCTTTTTGAATTGGATAATAAGATTGACGAGATACTTGAAATTTTGAAAGAGCAAAAAGATATTTATGCAGATTTCCAAAAAGTGAAGACTATAGATATCAGCGGTGGGGGGTTTAGTTTCTTTTCCCCTGATAAGTCCTTTCAGGTGGGTGAGCTACTTTTTATTGATGGTATTATAGATGATGGATCTAGTAAAATTAAATTTGCTAGTATTTCAAGGATCGTTAGTAGACATGAAACGAAAAAAGGTATTATTTGTGGGACAGTTTTTGAGGAGATAGATAATGAGATAAGGGAGAACATTGTTAGGTATGTTTTTGACAAGGATAGAGAGATGCTAAAGGAAGCCAAGAATTTATGA
- a CDS encoding SpoIIE family protein phosphatase, protein MDCNLLMNAIDIIIMEVDENYKIKYINSASKTLTGKPVDKLINKKCFSVLFGYSEPCSGCQINNIKNGKIPLNIIHDAITHRGFRRLYSAKFEKLENGSFAEIITDITENKKLVDTMTHQTKELKAKNVMLTLQKKEIEKKQYFMEKVLNSINEGIMVVNEELDVVFLNYQVKEIFNVKDTDLKDKKCYNIYGFEAQCGDCPYMNKSIVKSSRKIEDKSLSVSFNRFENFMVESIRDVTKEIFLIDEIKKQQKELEEKQRQMSLLNNDLLKMNEKLKQAQKIIEDELRQVGEIQASLLPSSLPDIGGFEFGALYIPAEHAGGDYYDCIQMSNGYWGFTVADVSGHGTPAAVIMAITRAIMRSYTYDVISASEAISMVNEILCSNIYTNDFVTMLYVVMNSENGECNFASAGHNPLLLFDKQDMMVKKVTANGMFLGVFDDVEYEQGSFTLKDGDIAFMYTDGLVEAMDPEDNLYGYDRLISKIIMFNELTCQEIIDNIMLDVKEFCKGRKFNDDITILVIKKKGA, encoded by the coding sequence TTGGACTGCAATTTATTGATGAATGCCATAGACATAATCATAATGGAAGTGGATGAAAACTATAAAATAAAATATATAAATTCTGCATCTAAAACACTTACTGGTAAACCTGTTGATAAGCTTATCAATAAGAAATGTTTTAGTGTTTTGTTTGGTTATTCGGAGCCTTGCAGCGGTTGTCAGATAAATAATATAAAAAATGGCAAGATCCCCCTTAATATAATTCATGATGCGATAACACACCGAGGTTTTAGGAGGCTTTATTCTGCTAAGTTTGAAAAATTAGAAAATGGTTCATTCGCTGAGATTATCACGGATATAACTGAGAATAAAAAATTGGTCGATACGATGACCCATCAAACAAAGGAACTAAAAGCTAAGAATGTTATGCTAACGTTGCAAAAAAAAGAGATAGAGAAAAAACAGTATTTCATGGAAAAAGTGTTAAATAGTATAAATGAAGGGATAATGGTTGTAAATGAGGAGTTGGATGTAGTTTTTTTAAATTATCAGGTTAAGGAAATCTTTAATGTAAAAGATACGGATCTGAAAGATAAAAAGTGTTATAACATTTACGGTTTTGAAGCCCAGTGTGGGGATTGCCCTTACATGAATAAGTCTATTGTAAAGAGTTCAAGGAAGATTGAAGATAAGAGTTTGTCCGTAAGTTTCAATAGATTTGAAAATTTTATGGTGGAAAGCATAAGGGATGTTACAAAAGAGATTTTTTTGATAGATGAAATCAAGAAACAACAGAAGGAGCTGGAAGAAAAACAGCGTCAAATGTCTCTCTTAAACAATGATCTTCTGAAAATGAATGAAAAGTTAAAACAAGCCCAGAAGATTATTGAGGATGAGTTAAGACAAGTAGGTGAGATTCAAGCTAGTCTTTTGCCCTCCTCTTTACCGGACATCGGTGGTTTTGAGTTTGGAGCTCTTTATATTCCCGCAGAGCATGCTGGAGGAGACTACTACGATTGTATCCAGATGAGCAATGGGTATTGGGGGTTTACTGTTGCTGATGTTTCAGGACATGGAACACCTGCAGCCGTAATAATGGCTATAACCAGAGCTATTATGAGGTCTTATACCTATGATGTCATCAGTGCCAGCGAAGCTATCTCGATGGTAAATGAGATACTATGTAGCAACATTTATACAAATGATTTTGTTACCATGTTATATGTTGTGATGAATTCTGAAAATGGTGAGTGTAATTTTGCCAGTGCTGGTCATAATCCGTTATTATTGTTTGATAAGCAGGATATGATGGTAAAAAAAGTGACAGCAAATGGTATGTTTTTAGGTGTGTTTGATGATGTGGAGTACGAGCAAGGTAGTTTTACTTTGAAGGATGGTGACATAGCATTTATGTATACAGATGGCTTGGTTGAGGCTATGGATCCAGAAGATAACCTTTATGGGTATGATCGGTTGATTTCTAAAATAATTATGTTTAATGAGTTGACCTGTCAGGAGATTATTGATAATATTATGTTAGATGTAAAAGAGTTTTGTAAAGGGAGAAAGTTTAATGATGATATAACAATACTTGTTATAAAGAAAAAGGGGGCTTAA